One window of the Chitinophaga niabensis genome contains the following:
- a CDS encoding translocation/assembly module TamB domain-containing protein translates to MTITLLTLLGILLLVSILINIPAVQNVLVQQVAQRISKQLQTRVEIDHVNFRLFNSMRLEGVYIEDHHKDTLLYAGALQVRITDWFFIQEKPILKFVGLENARINLIRPRNDSLWNYQFIIDEFGGSPSPQPKTTKKSGISLDLKKVDLRRVNFNIIDAWVGEDMRVSANRIYLDAERLDLRAHDVLINQFLLDKPVFIVSSYPASPLRKKRSSLVQTPRVPADTLKPVPLRWNADNWKLIVKSLNINDGLFGVDNLKDTIPSTPGEFDPSHIRFGEINLSLSNSTLVKDSIYADLKLSTKERSGFTVKQLKSRFKMSPVEMEFNNLDLVTNNSHLQDYYTMQYGDLSDMSDYVDAVTMRARFHNTRISSDDIAFFAPPLSSWKTELMVSGRVDGPVSRLSADNLNVKGGNNTRFKGNVNMRGLPYINETFIDFSAQELTTSGQDLRQFLPILKTVNTIRTDLITHLAFQGSFLGLVNDFVAYGKFQTNMGNLNSDLNFKTSKDVPIYSGSLTADNFNVGMLLDNNIVSNVTMKAKVKGEGFNIKTLKASVDADIQKIGLRGYEYENLKTAGEMNRKFFNGSLTVNDPNLDMDFAGTIDFNSRLPVFNFYSEIRNSDLKALHLTEDSITLQAKADLNFAGSNIDNFDGIARLYDVSLFKNKSRVEFDSLSVITNMENNLKTLRIKGNEINGYVQGSYSFMELPNAFKLFLNKYYPSFFISPPMANAGQDFTFSFEFGEVDKLLRAFTNEIKGLDGTQVSGALNTLSGQVTLNAAIPYAAYTDIGVRNLILKANGDFNKINVSTSIGQALYQDSTVFTNPLILASSSRDTSYVKVDLKAEDTTSLDGFYARVVTVGDGVKVNFLNSSFTVNGKQWSMTPGNEVYWSTHFLTVQNLRISRNAQSITIQTNEHNPDESRFIISLKDLNLADAIPPGITDTRIEGLANGTINVDDPFNRLGVNADIKASQLRIDNDSLGLVDLKGSYDNPTGLVTFDVSSNNDLASFQARGSVGVSDSNRVLDATAELNKASISLLEKYLGAYVSNLSGTATGKVSVTGTTDKPSFRGSVKVENIGMKVNYLGTYYKIPLLHVHNMDDNLIEMHSFTMYDKYNNSAKVNGFISHQNFYDMNFEFDVQSDKFLFLNTGSGDNNLYYGDVLAQGRVYFTGPMNNLELRVLARPLRGTHFYLPISDSKDIGKRDYIRFKQYGTIKEEPKKKSDIKLNVKMDIAANPDAEIDVILDATTNDVISANGTGNLTINVNLDGDFTMYGNYIINKGIYNFSFERFANWKFDIDKNSTITWNGDPSEAKLNITAKYSLPKVSLYNLSTEAQFGTSSSGEKDKLNRPERVDILLFLRGSLLQPNVNYEITLPDVGSLAYESAIASRLKEINQDQNQALYQIYFLLAAGQFQPPDGGGANIAITGKNSVGQALSAQATAILNNFSSTFLKNAGIGFNVNYTAYNFNTNVSNTFDRNLVSAGITKNFYNNRIQLYVGGDYDWGRVSTNASSQNIAGDFRIEYLLTADGRVRINAFSKTDYDAYNFYNRTRSGLGLSYVREYNVLKELFQGRTQRLLGDSLRRAAAIRREDLDSLGNPVKDSIKK, encoded by the coding sequence TTGACCATTACCCTGCTGACCCTGCTGGGTATATTATTATTGGTCAGCATCCTCATTAATATTCCTGCGGTACAGAACGTGTTGGTGCAGCAGGTTGCGCAACGGATTTCCAAACAGTTGCAAACGCGGGTGGAAATAGATCACGTGAACTTCCGCCTGTTTAACAGCATGCGCCTGGAAGGCGTTTATATAGAAGATCACCACAAGGATACCCTGCTGTATGCCGGGGCTCTCCAGGTGCGGATCACAGACTGGTTCTTCATCCAGGAAAAACCCATCCTCAAATTCGTGGGCCTGGAAAATGCAAGAATCAACCTCATCCGCCCCAGGAACGACTCCCTCTGGAACTACCAGTTTATTATAGATGAATTTGGCGGCAGCCCTTCCCCTCAACCTAAAACCACTAAAAAATCCGGCATTTCCCTGGACCTTAAAAAGGTAGACCTCCGCAGGGTAAACTTCAATATTATAGATGCATGGGTGGGAGAAGATATGCGCGTATCCGCTAACCGCATCTACCTGGATGCAGAACGGCTGGATCTTCGCGCCCACGATGTACTGATCAACCAGTTCCTGCTGGACAAACCTGTTTTCATTGTCAGCAGCTACCCGGCCTCCCCTCTCCGGAAAAAAAGATCCAGCCTGGTACAAACACCCCGCGTACCCGCAGATACCCTGAAACCCGTACCACTCCGCTGGAATGCGGATAACTGGAAACTGATCGTGAAATCATTAAATATTAACGATGGCCTGTTTGGTGTAGACAACCTGAAGGACACCATCCCTTCCACTCCCGGCGAATTCGACCCTTCGCATATCCGGTTTGGAGAAATAAACCTGTCCCTCTCCAATAGCACCCTGGTAAAAGACAGCATCTATGCGGACCTGAAACTCTCCACAAAAGAACGCAGCGGGTTTACCGTAAAACAGCTGAAAAGCCGTTTTAAAATGTCGCCGGTGGAAATGGAATTCAATAACCTGGATCTTGTTACCAATAATAGTCATCTTCAGGATTATTATACCATGCAGTACGGGGACCTGAGTGACATGAGCGATTATGTAGATGCAGTAACCATGCGCGCCAGGTTTCACAATACCCGCATCTCTTCAGATGATATTGCCTTTTTTGCGCCTCCCCTCTCCTCCTGGAAAACAGAACTGATGGTTAGTGGCCGTGTAGACGGCCCCGTTAGCAGGCTTTCTGCGGACAACCTGAATGTAAAGGGAGGCAATAATACCCGTTTCAAAGGGAATGTAAATATGCGGGGGCTGCCCTACATAAATGAAACGTTCATTGACTTCTCCGCACAGGAGCTAACCACCAGCGGGCAGGACCTCCGGCAATTCCTTCCCATCCTTAAAACCGTTAATACCATCCGCACAGACCTGATTACCCATCTGGCTTTCCAGGGTTCCTTCCTGGGGCTGGTGAATGACTTTGTGGCCTATGGTAAGTTCCAGACCAATATGGGCAACCTGAATTCTGACCTGAACTTCAAAACAAGCAAGGATGTTCCTATTTATTCGGGAAGTCTTACAGCAGATAATTTCAACGTAGGCATGTTGCTGGATAACAACATCGTATCCAATGTTACGATGAAAGCCAAGGTGAAAGGAGAAGGTTTCAATATTAAAACGCTGAAAGCATCTGTAGACGCAGATATCCAGAAGATAGGGCTCAGGGGTTATGAGTACGAGAACCTGAAAACAGCCGGTGAAATGAACAGGAAATTCTTCAATGGTTCTCTTACCGTGAATGACCCTAACCTGGATATGGATTTTGCCGGTACCATCGACTTTAACAGCCGCCTCCCCGTCTTCAACTTCTATTCTGAAATACGCAACAGTGATCTCAAAGCCCTGCACCTCACGGAAGACTCCATTACCCTGCAGGCTAAAGCAGACCTCAACTTTGCAGGTAGCAATATCGATAACTTCGATGGGATCGCGCGCCTCTATGATGTATCTCTTTTTAAGAATAAAAGTCGTGTTGAATTTGACTCCCTCTCCGTGATCACCAATATGGAGAACAACCTCAAAACCCTACGGATCAAAGGGAACGAGATCAATGGTTACGTGCAGGGTTCCTATAGCTTCATGGAGTTGCCGAATGCCTTTAAATTATTCCTGAACAAGTATTACCCCAGCTTCTTCATATCCCCTCCTATGGCCAATGCGGGGCAGGACTTTACCTTCTCTTTCGAATTCGGGGAAGTGGATAAACTGCTGCGGGCATTTACCAACGAGATCAAAGGGCTGGACGGAACACAGGTTTCCGGCGCGCTGAACACCCTCTCCGGCCAGGTAACCTTAAACGCGGCCATCCCTTATGCGGCCTATACAGATATAGGCGTACGTAACCTGATCCTGAAAGCCAACGGAGATTTTAATAAGATCAATGTAAGCACCAGCATAGGGCAGGCATTGTATCAAGACAGTACGGTATTCACCAATCCCCTCATCCTGGCAAGTTCCAGCAGGGATACTTCTTATGTGAAAGTAGACCTGAAAGCAGAAGACACTACTTCACTGGATGGTTTTTATGCCAGGGTAGTAACAGTAGGTGATGGGGTGAAAGTGAATTTCCTGAACAGCAGCTTTACTGTGAACGGCAAGCAATGGAGCATGACACCGGGTAATGAAGTGTATTGGAGTACACACTTCCTCACCGTACAAAACCTGCGCATTTCCCGTAACGCACAAAGCATCACCATTCAAACAAACGAACATAACCCGGATGAATCCCGCTTTATCATCAGCCTGAAAGACCTGAACCTGGCGGACGCAATACCTCCAGGCATTACAGACACCCGCATAGAAGGTTTGGCCAACGGCACCATCAATGTGGATGATCCTTTTAACAGACTGGGTGTGAACGCGGATATAAAAGCCAGTCAGTTACGGATAGATAATGATTCCCTTGGCCTGGTAGATCTCAAAGGCAGTTACGATAATCCCACAGGCCTGGTCACTTTTGACGTCAGCTCGAATAATGACCTGGCCAGTTTCCAGGCAAGAGGCAGCGTAGGTGTATCAGACTCCAACAGGGTACTGGATGCCACGGCGGAACTCAACAAAGCTTCCATCAGCCTGCTGGAAAAATACCTCGGCGCCTACGTGAGTAATCTTTCCGGAACAGCTACCGGAAAAGTATCGGTAACGGGCACAACAGACAAACCTTCTTTCCGGGGTTCTGTAAAAGTGGAGAACATTGGCATGAAAGTGAACTACCTGGGCACTTATTACAAGATCCCTTTACTCCATGTGCATAATATGGATGATAACCTGATAGAAATGCATTCTTTCACGATGTATGATAAATACAACAACTCCGCGAAAGTGAATGGCTTCATCAGTCACCAGAATTTCTACGACATGAATTTTGAGTTCGATGTACAGTCGGACAAATTCCTGTTCCTCAATACAGGTTCCGGTGATAACAATCTGTATTACGGAGATGTATTGGCGCAGGGCCGTGTATATTTCACCGGCCCCATGAACAACCTGGAATTACGTGTACTGGCCCGCCCGCTGCGTGGCACGCACTTTTACCTGCCTATTTCAGACAGTAAGGATATCGGTAAACGGGATTACATCCGTTTCAAACAATACGGTACTATTAAAGAAGAGCCTAAAAAGAAAAGTGATATCAAACTGAATGTGAAGATGGACATTGCGGCGAACCCGGATGCAGAAATAGATGTGATCCTGGATGCCACCACCAATGACGTGATCTCCGCCAACGGTACGGGTAACCTCACCATCAACGTGAACCTGGATGGTGACTTTACCATGTATGGTAACTATATCATCAATAAAGGGATCTACAACTTCTCTTTTGAAAGATTTGCCAACTGGAAGTTCGATATTGACAAGAACAGTACTATCACCTGGAATGGCGATCCCTCAGAAGCAAAACTGAACATCACGGCCAAATATTCGTTACCGAAAGTGAGCCTCTACAACCTTTCAACAGAAGCGCAATTTGGTACCAGCAGCAGTGGAGAAAAAGACAAACTGAACAGGCCGGAACGGGTGGACATTCTGCTATTCCTCCGCGGTTCACTGCTTCAACCCAATGTGAACTATGAGATCACATTACCGGATGTAGGCTCCCTGGCTTATGAAAGTGCCATTGCCTCCCGGTTGAAAGAGATCAACCAGGACCAGAACCAGGCTTTATACCAGATCTACTTTCTGCTGGCAGCAGGCCAGTTCCAGCCACCGGATGGAGGAGGCGCCAATATTGCCATTACCGGGAAAAACAGCGTGGGTCAGGCACTGAGTGCGCAGGCAACGGCTATCCTCAACAACTTCTCCAGCACCTTCCTGAAAAATGCAGGGATTGGCTTTAACGTTAACTACACCGCCTATAATTTCAATACGAATGTGAGCAACACTTTCGACAGGAACCTGGTAAGTGCAGGGATCACCAAAAACTTCTACAATAACCGTATTCAATTATATGTGGGCGGGGATTATGACTGGGGCCGTGTTTCCACTAACGCTTCCTCCCAGAACATTGCGGGAGACTTCAGGATTGAATACCTGCTTACTGCGGATGGCAGGGTGCGGATCAACGCATTCAGCAAAACGGACTACGATGCCTATAACTTCTACAACCGTACACGCAGCGGTTTGGGGCTGTCCTATGTGCGGGAATATAATGTGCTGAAGGAATTGTTCCAGGGCAGAACCCAACGGTTGTTGGGGGATAGCTTACGAAGAGCGGCGGCTATCAGACGGGAGGACCTGGATAGTTTGGGTAACCCGGTGAAGGATAGCATAAAAAAATAA
- a CDS encoding RagB/SusD family nutrient uptake outer membrane protein, producing the protein MKRGIYYVMLCLVGLTVLSCNKQLDISPIDQIPDQNFWSTEKELDAAVAGGYAILRKTLAESPKNSNDANGYHNRFYMYGDRRGLLFRSYAKDQIRDLTDGALKTNKLRTEWGTTRQWDDILFNWAPFYQVIEQCNTVIENAGRVPDNEFFGERSRQSYVAEARFLRAFTYFYIVRVWGNVPLVTKSKTADKLSRTDYNAVLDFVETELSAVESLLPVNYNVAGKKSIRATQGTVQATLAHVYAWRQKYVEAIAASTKVINGGVYRLLTGAQRGEPSASRFMMEYQQIWKGKTDEGIFEIDFDAATGEIGVNGSLANLTMFGPKAANRNEPFWALNFLKIGDSTNAKGTRTSQLATPKQFFPDTTSDLRFVAQFDTLNSPTNPALTMFTKYQWVVDASRNLFDANIVIFRMADIILLRAEANAALKNYLPARQDLNTIRTRAWTKPFTGADDQLPMEIFKERTRELLGEGHYFYDLVRTRLLIDPDYVKVPLRPDVLPADFNDGAWTWPVSNRAFVDNPNMAQMRYWQRY; encoded by the coding sequence ATGAAAAGAGGAATATATTATGTGATGCTTTGCCTGGTGGGTTTAACTGTACTGTCATGCAACAAGCAATTGGACATTTCTCCAATCGATCAGATACCTGACCAGAATTTCTGGTCCACAGAAAAAGAACTGGATGCAGCAGTAGCGGGCGGGTATGCAATACTGCGTAAAACGCTGGCTGAAAGCCCCAAGAACAGTAATGATGCAAATGGTTACCATAACCGCTTTTATATGTATGGGGACAGGAGAGGATTACTTTTCCGTTCTTACGCAAAAGACCAGATCAGGGACCTTACAGATGGAGCATTGAAAACAAACAAACTCCGTACAGAATGGGGAACTACCAGGCAATGGGATGATATCCTGTTTAACTGGGCTCCTTTTTACCAGGTTATAGAACAATGTAATACCGTTATTGAAAATGCAGGCCGTGTGCCGGATAATGAGTTCTTTGGCGAACGCAGCCGGCAGAGCTATGTGGCAGAAGCACGTTTCCTGCGTGCATTCACTTATTTCTACATCGTACGGGTATGGGGTAATGTACCGTTGGTAACCAAATCCAAAACTGCAGATAAACTGAGTAGGACGGATTATAACGCTGTGCTGGATTTTGTAGAAACAGAACTCAGTGCTGTGGAAAGCTTGTTGCCTGTTAACTATAATGTAGCCGGTAAAAAATCTATCCGCGCTACACAGGGTACAGTACAGGCAACATTGGCGCATGTGTATGCCTGGCGCCAGAAGTATGTGGAAGCAATAGCTGCTTCTACCAAAGTGATCAATGGTGGTGTGTACAGGTTGCTGACCGGTGCACAGCGTGGAGAACCTTCAGCGTCCAGGTTTATGATGGAGTACCAGCAGATCTGGAAAGGAAAAACAGATGAAGGCATTTTTGAAATAGACTTTGATGCAGCCACAGGAGAAATAGGCGTAAATGGCTCATTGGCCAACCTTACCATGTTTGGGCCAAAAGCTGCCAACAGGAATGAACCATTCTGGGCGCTGAATTTTTTAAAGATCGGGGATTCTACCAATGCAAAAGGAACCCGCACTTCACAACTGGCTACACCTAAACAATTCTTCCCGGATACTACTTCCGATCTCCGTTTTGTTGCACAGTTTGATACCCTGAACAGCCCCACAAATCCGGCGCTGACCATGTTCACCAAATACCAGTGGGTGGTAGATGCAAGCAGAAACCTGTTTGATGCCAATATTGTGATCTTCCGCATGGCTGATATCATACTGCTGAGAGCAGAAGCAAATGCTGCATTGAAAAACTATTTGCCTGCCCGCCAGGACCTGAATACGATCCGTACCCGTGCATGGACAAAACCTTTCACTGGCGCAGACGATCAGCTTCCGATGGAAATTTTTAAAGAGCGTACGCGTGAGTTGCTGGGTGAAGGGCATTACTTCTACGACCTGGTGAGAACACGATTACTGATAGACCCGGATTACGTGAAGGTTCCGCTTCGCCCTGATGTACTGCCTGCCGATTTCAATGATGGCGCATGGACATGGCCTGTTTCTAACAGGGCTTTTGTGGATAATCCGAATATGGCGCAGATGCGTTACTGGCAGCGTTATTAA
- a CDS encoding bifunctional 3,4-dihydroxy-2-butanone-4-phosphate synthase/GTP cyclohydrolase II, whose amino-acid sequence MLDTIESAIEDIKKGKLVIVVDDEDRENEGDFITAARNVTPEIINFMSTHGRGLICAPLVEERCEELGLELMVRDNTALHQTPFTVSVDLLGHGCTTGISASDRSKTVQALINPDTRPEELGKPGHIFPLRAKQGGVLRRTGHTEATIDLARLAGFEPAGVLVEIMNEDGSMARLPELREIAIKFDLKLISIKDLIEYRLRTETLIEEEVRVQMPTKYGNFELVAFKQLNSGDMHMALKKGDWELGDPVLARVHSSCFTGDILHSLRCDCGEQLQAAMQMVEKEGKGLILYMNQEGRGIGLMNKLKAYKLQEEGRDTVEANLELGFGMDERDYGVGAQILRHMKVSKIRLITNNPKKRAGLRGYGLEIVENVGIEVSPNPHNELYLKTKRDKMGHEILKG is encoded by the coding sequence ATGTTGGATACAATTGAATCCGCCATTGAGGATATAAAGAAGGGAAAACTGGTGATTGTGGTGGATGATGAAGACCGCGAGAATGAAGGGGATTTTATCACAGCCGCCAGGAATGTAACGCCAGAGATCATCAATTTCATGAGCACCCATGGCCGCGGCCTGATCTGCGCGCCCCTGGTAGAGGAACGCTGCGAAGAGCTGGGATTGGAACTGATGGTAAGGGACAATACAGCTTTACACCAAACACCATTCACCGTGTCCGTAGATTTATTAGGGCATGGCTGTACAACCGGTATTTCTGCCTCAGACCGTTCCAAAACGGTGCAGGCGCTCATTAACCCGGATACCCGTCCGGAAGAACTGGGAAAACCCGGTCATATTTTCCCCTTACGGGCCAAACAAGGCGGTGTACTCCGCCGTACCGGCCATACAGAAGCCACAATAGACCTGGCCCGCCTGGCAGGCTTTGAGCCGGCTGGTGTACTGGTAGAGATCATGAATGAGGATGGTTCCATGGCCCGCCTCCCTGAACTCCGGGAGATAGCTATCAAGTTCGACCTGAAGCTGATCTCTATTAAAGACCTCATTGAATACCGCCTCCGCACGGAGACCCTGATAGAAGAAGAGGTTAGGGTACAAATGCCTACCAAATACGGCAATTTTGAACTGGTAGCCTTCAAGCAGCTTAATTCCGGGGACATGCACATGGCCCTGAAAAAAGGCGACTGGGAATTAGGCGACCCTGTTCTCGCAAGGGTGCACTCCAGCTGCTTTACCGGCGATATCCTGCATTCCCTGCGCTGCGACTGTGGTGAACAATTGCAGGCTGCCATGCAAATGGTGGAGAAAGAAGGCAAAGGCCTTATTTTATATATGAACCAGGAAGGGCGTGGCATTGGCCTGATGAACAAGCTGAAAGCTTATAAACTGCAGGAAGAAGGCAGGGATACGGTGGAAGCTAACCTGGAACTTGGTTTTGGCATGGATGAAAGGGATTATGGTGTAGGGGCACAGATACTGCGTCATATGAAAGTGTCCAAGATCAGGCTGATCACTAATAACCCAAAGAAACGGGCCGGTTTGAGAGGTTACGGATTGGAAATTGTGGAGAATGTAGGTATTGAAGTGTCTCCTAATCCGCATAACGAATTGTATCTCAAGACGAAGAGGGATAAAATGGGGCACGAGATCCTGAAGGGCTAA
- a CDS encoding SusC/RagA family TonB-linked outer membrane protein: MTKKLLLLWVMLCIAMFNAAAQGRQVTGTVKDKEGVALPGVSIRETGTSNGTASGSDGKFTLTLKGTNPSLELTYMGYTKTTLKVDSRNDYTIVMQSDAQQLKDVVITGYESKKRKTLTTSVTRLDADEIQNIPAASVVNLLQGRVAGLAVVNNSGAPGIGAPVFIRGNASVASSFSDNRIYSDPLFVVDGIIIPPDRASAKGFSVNALGSGNSPISWLNPSDIESIDVLKDAAAAAVYGSRGANGVIIIKTKTAKSGKPKIDLRAYTGVTFTPSLFPILGGKAESDAKTDIWTRFAPYDQRMSGMPIQMTDSLNPYFNNSTDWQSLYFRTGKIQNYDASIQAGNEMGNYRIGAGYYSEDGIVLNTGFKRYTANFTGRLLPNKKTTILMQTYLGRTDRSRGNSKNGQGINAQGIWSIPSSVYAIPGKNPAGGSLLDAFSKNRDKNYTNSVNTSLQLMYAITPELMFTSTGSLSYANDKRDYFFAAVANNGSADAGEYNAINNSYTFTNQLSYNHTTKNGDHNFGAFLVQEFNKNTLEITQIDAKKGPLDPIQIIQGYSPRNTTTKTGYGANATSSVLGKVNYGFREKYLVDASLRADGSSKLASNNRWGYFPTLSAAWRIAEEPFVKNNLPWLNEAKVRLSWGKNANQYVENFASVNALTGAAGGFDEPSDLYVSTYGGTPVAVQNFAQMQNKDLRWEYSDQTNLGIELSTFKGRVSLIADLYQRYTEGGTYDEQLPTSAGYSIIKKNGIDVLNKGFEMTLSVDVLGKNKLGLGWTTRFMLAKNVNKVAKLPNNNRPFFVDNVTMVKVGSAPYGYVFMVSDGVWQSDAEVPVDPFTGKKLFFDYGYLPYRAGSPRFLDLNGDYKINDLNGDGAREVNDRLWVGDPTPKIEGGWVNTLSWKGITLDMMFNFKLGVKVVNSAMQRYWNSVKVTGGGGQFPNYTKQEYFNGDSQDWGGIPPTGYYDIYGFAPGDRGGVDARFPTLDYWTGSIQTFWNIYDYKSAFVEDASFMRLKNLMLSYNLPMPLIKRFGLERMMVYGNVENVFILTKYSGRDPEAIEFPSGYDRGRNYPLSRKMTLGLNVTF, translated from the coding sequence ATGACCAAGAAGCTACTCTTGTTGTGGGTCATGCTATGCATTGCTATGTTCAATGCTGCAGCCCAAGGTCGCCAGGTTACCGGAACAGTGAAGGATAAGGAAGGGGTGGCACTCCCCGGTGTATCCATTCGCGAAACGGGAACGAGCAATGGCACCGCCTCCGGTTCAGACGGAAAATTCACCCTCACCTTGAAAGGAACTAATCCCAGCCTTGAACTGACTTACATGGGTTACACCAAAACCACGCTGAAAGTGGATTCCCGTAATGACTACACCATTGTTATGCAGTCTGATGCACAACAGTTAAAGGATGTGGTGATCACAGGGTATGAATCTAAAAAGCGGAAAACGCTGACCACTTCAGTAACGCGGCTGGATGCTGATGAGATCCAGAATATCCCCGCTGCGAGTGTGGTTAACCTGTTGCAGGGCCGTGTGGCGGGTTTGGCTGTGGTAAACAACTCCGGTGCCCCGGGTATTGGAGCGCCGGTATTTATCAGGGGAAATGCCAGCGTAGCCAGCAGTTTTTCTGATAACCGTATTTACAGCGATCCTTTGTTTGTAGTGGATGGGATCATTATTCCTCCGGACAGGGCTTCTGCAAAAGGATTCTCTGTGAATGCACTGGGCTCCGGTAATAGCCCTATCTCCTGGTTAAACCCCAGTGACATTGAATCAATAGACGTATTGAAAGATGCTGCCGCCGCTGCTGTATATGGTTCCCGCGGTGCTAATGGCGTTATCATCATCAAAACAAAAACAGCCAAATCCGGCAAGCCAAAAATAGACCTGAGAGCCTATACAGGGGTTACTTTTACGCCTTCTCTTTTCCCTATCCTTGGTGGTAAAGCTGAGAGTGATGCAAAAACGGATATATGGACCCGCTTTGCGCCATATGATCAAAGAATGAGCGGCATGCCTATTCAGATGACGGACAGCCTGAATCCTTATTTCAATAATTCTACTGACTGGCAGAGCCTTTATTTCAGAACGGGAAAGATCCAGAATTATGATGCCAGCATCCAGGCGGGTAATGAAATGGGTAACTATCGCATAGGTGCAGGTTATTATAGTGAGGATGGGATTGTTTTGAATACTGGCTTTAAACGTTATACCGCCAACTTTACAGGCCGCCTGTTGCCTAACAAAAAAACAACCATCCTGATGCAGACTTACCTGGGGCGTACAGACCGTTCCCGCGGTAACAGCAAGAACGGCCAGGGTATTAATGCGCAGGGTATCTGGAGTATTCCTTCTTCAGTGTATGCCATACCCGGTAAAAATCCTGCAGGAGGTAGTTTGCTTGATGCATTTTCAAAGAACCGTGATAAGAACTATACCAATAGTGTGAATACCAGCCTTCAGCTGATGTATGCCATTACACCGGAGCTGATGTTCACATCCACGGGGTCGCTCAGTTATGCAAATGATAAACGTGATTATTTTTTTGCTGCGGTGGCTAACAATGGTTCCGCAGATGCCGGTGAATACAATGCGATCAACAACAGTTATACTTTCACGAATCAGTTGTCTTATAACCATACTACAAAAAATGGTGACCACAACTTCGGTGCTTTCCTGGTACAGGAATTTAATAAGAATACCCTGGAAATTACACAGATAGATGCGAAGAAAGGCCCGCTGGACCCTATTCAGATCATTCAGGGGTATAGCCCGAGAAATACGACCACCAAAACAGGATACGGTGCCAACGCCACTTCTTCTGTATTAGGTAAAGTGAACTATGGTTTCCGTGAAAAATACCTGGTGGACGCATCCTTACGTGCGGATGGTTCCTCCAAGCTCGCAAGCAATAACAGGTGGGGATATTTCCCAACCTTGTCTGCAGCATGGCGTATTGCGGAAGAACCATTTGTAAAGAATAACCTGCCATGGCTGAATGAAGCGAAAGTACGTTTGAGCTGGGGTAAAAACGCCAATCAGTACGTAGAGAATTTTGCCAGCGTGAATGCCTTAACGGGTGCTGCAGGAGGTTTTGATGAGCCTTCTGATCTCTATGTAAGTACCTATGGAGGTACGCCTGTTGCCGTGCAGAATTTTGCACAGATGCAGAATAAAGACCTGAGATGGGAATATTCAGACCAGACTAACCTTGGTATCGAACTGAGCACATTTAAAGGCCGTGTGAGCCTGATCGCTGACCTGTACCAGCGTTATACGGAAGGTGGTACCTACGATGAACAGCTGCCTACCAGTGCTGGTTACAGCATCATTAAAAAGAATGGTATTGATGTGCTGAACAAGGGTTTTGAAATGACCCTCAGCGTAGATGTACTGGGTAAAAATAAACTTGGCCTGGGATGGACCACCCGGTTCATGCTGGCTAAGAACGTGAATAAAGTAGCCAAGCTGCCCAACAACAACCGTCCTTTCTTTGTGGATAACGTAACCATGGTGAAAGTGGGCAGCGCTCCATATGGTTATGTGTTTATGGTAAGTGATGGGGTATGGCAAAGCGATGCAGAAGTACCGGTAGATCCTTTCACTGGTAAGAAATTATTCTTCGACTATGGTTACCTGCCATACCGCGCGGGCTCTCCTAGGTTCCTGGACCTGAATGGCGATTACAAGATCAATGACCTGAACGGAGATGGTGCACGCGAAGTGAACGACCGTTTATGGGTGGGAGATCCAACGCCGAAGATAGAAGGTGGATGGGTGAACACGCTTTCATGGAAAGGCATTACCCTGGACATGATGTTCAATTTTAAATTAGGTGTGAAAGTAGTGAACTCTGCTATGCAGCGTTACTGGAATTCCGTGAAGGTAACCGGTGGCGGCGGCCAGTTCCCGAATTATACCAAACAGGAATATTTTAATGGTGATTCTCAGGACTGGGGTGGTATACCTCCTACCGGTTATTATGATATCTATGGTTTTGCCCCCGGAGACCGCGGAGGTGTGGACGCCCGCTTCCCCACACTGGATTATTGGACAGGTTCCATTCAAACCTTCTGGAATATTTATGATTATAAAAGTGCATTCGTAGAAGATGCTTCTTTCATGCGGCTGAAAAACCTGATGCTGAGTTATAATCTTCCTATGCCGCTGATCAAACGTTTTGGTCTTGAGCGTATGATGGTGTATGGTAACGTAGAGAACGTATTTATCCTCACCAAATATTCAGGACGCGATCCTGAGGCTATCGAGTTCCCTTCCGGTTATGACAGGGGAAGGAACTATCCGCTGTCCCGTAAAATGACACTCGGTTTGAATGTCACTTTTTAA